In Gloeomargarita sp. SKYB120, the genomic stretch CAAGCGCGCCCCGCTCAGATCGGCACCGGCGAGATTGGCCTCGCTCAAGTTCACCCCGTTGAGGGCGGCTCGGTACAAATCCGCCCCCTGCAAATCCAGGCCGCTAAACTCGCGCTCTCCAGCTTGGTAGCGTTCCAGCAGTTCCTCGGCATTCATGGCTCAACGACCCCGACCGGTAGCCCCAGCATACCACGCCAGCAGGCTCTGAAACAGTCCGAGCCCATCGGTGGCCCCCAAGTCGGCGTCGCTGGCTCGCTCCGGGTGGGGCATCATTCCCAGCACGTTCCCCCGACGGTTACAAATGCCGGCGATGTCGGCCACTGAACCGTTGGGATTGGGAGGTAGATAACGAAATACCACCTGCTGATGCCGTTCTAAATCCTGTAGAACCGCCGGTTCCGCGTAGTAACACCCCTCGCCGTGAGCAATCGGCAATGTCAACACCTGGTGGCGCTGGTAGCGGCACGTCCAGGGCAAATCCACCCGCTCCACCCGCACAGGCACCCGGTCGCAGATAAACTGCAAATCCCGATTGCGCATCAGGGCCCCTGGCAACAGACCCACCTCCGTCAGGATTTGGAATCCATTGCACACGCCCAACACCCAGCCGCCCGCTTCCGCATGGCGGAGAACCGCTGGCATCACCGGCGAGAACCGAGCCAGGGCGCCGCAACGCAAGTAGTCCCCGTAGCTGAACCCGCCAGGCAGGACCACGACCTCCACATCTCCCAACTCCGTCTCCTCATGCCAGATAAAGCGCGTGGGCTGACCGAGCAGATGCTGCGTGACCCAGGCCATATCGCGGTCGCAGTTTGACCCCGGAAACACGACAATGCCCCACTTCACACCTTTGCCTCCACAGTGAACCGGTAGGTCTCCATCACCGGGTTGGCCAACACCTCGCGGCACATCCGTTCAACCTGGGTTTTGGCCTGTTCCAGGTCAGGGGCGGTCAAGGTTAATTCGATGAATTTGCCGATGCGCACCTGCTGCACACCCTCGTAGTGTTGTTGTAACGCTTTGGTGACGGCGGTACCGGCAGGGTCGAGCACCGAGGGTTTCAGGGTAATTTGGATTTCGGCCCGGTAGGTGGTCATGGGTCGCCGAAGACCTCCGCTTCCCGACCGACCCACCATTCCCCCAACTGCATTAAATCCTGGTGAATGTCCTGCAGGCGTTGCAGGTACACCTCCGGCGGCAAATGGGGCCGCTCCTCTTGCAGTTTGAGTAACCGCAACTGGATCAATAGCCAAG encodes the following:
- the purQ gene encoding phosphoribosylformylglycinamidine synthase subunit PurQ, which encodes MKWGIVVFPGSNCDRDMAWVTQHLLGQPTRFIWHEETELGDVEVVVLPGGFSYGDYLRCGALARFSPVMPAVLRHAEAGGWVLGVCNGFQILTEVGLLPGALMRNRDLQFICDRVPVRVERVDLPWTCRYQRHQVLTLPIAHGEGCYYAEPAVLQDLERHQQVVFRYLPPNPNGSVADIAGICNRRGNVLGMMPHPERASDADLGATDGLGLFQSLLAWYAGATGRGR
- the purS gene encoding phosphoribosylformylglycinamidine synthase subunit PurS, giving the protein MTTYRAEIQITLKPSVLDPAGTAVTKALQQHYEGVQQVRIGKFIELTLTAPDLEQAKTQVERMCREVLANPVMETYRFTVEAKV